DNA sequence from the Neomonachus schauinslandi chromosome 16, ASM220157v2, whole genome shotgun sequence genome:
GACAGAATTAGGTAGGTATGGGAAGGAAAGCGGTGTTTTAGGCCAATAGAGTGGCATGTGCTACATACAGAGGAGACACAGAAGGGCTCTGGATTGGGGACTGAGATCAGTGGAGCTCAAAAGAGGGGACTCCAAAGGAGGGGCAGGTTTGGGGAAATGTGAGGCCAATGTGGGACCTGGTAGGTAGAAGGGCCCTGGCAGAGGCATCCAGGAGGCCTGAGGTGGGACTGTGATGGGAAAGCTCAAGGGTGAAGCCAAGGCTGGACAGATTTGTGGGCATAATCAGCGGTGAGTGAAGTGgccaggaggcaggaagaaagggtGAAGGGGGCCAAGTCCCAGGTCTGGggtcaacagagtgaaaaaggaGGGGACCAAGCAGGGAGAGAGCTGGAGACTCAGTGAAGGGAACCCCTCCCTTCCCAACACTCACCTTGGTCTCCAGAGCCCCCTCCTCATCCAGAACGAGGTCACTGTGGTCCGTGTGCACAATGGGGCCCTGGGGTAGGGTGCTTAGTGAGAGGGAGTGTTCAGAGGATCCTCCTGGCCCAGTGCCAGACCCTGACAACCCTCAGTTGGACAGTGGAGGCGGGGCAGGAGGGACCAAGAGCACCTGGAGCTGGGGTCTGGACTCAAGACAAAGGGCCCTGGGGACATATCTGTCTAGGGAATAACTGGGTCAGGGGCATATTTGGACTTGGGGGACCTTTGAGCCTGGGGTCATTTGTTGGGACTCAGACCCTCTTTGAGTTGGGGGGCCCAGCTGGGACTGGGAGAACATTTGGGACTGGGTTACTAATTGTTCTAGAGGTAGAGTTGGGTCTGGGCACCCTGGCATCCTACCCGGTCCTCGCCGCTGCCTGTCTCCTCCTCGGGTCCCCGAGAACTGGAGACATCTCTGCTGCCTGGGATTCGCACCAGGTTCTTTTGCTTGGAGAAAGAGGCTGAGGCCAGGGACAGTGGGGCAGCAGAGATAAGGGATGGGGCAGGGTCACAGTTTGTGGATACCAACGAGCAGGAAGAAGGAGGACTGGGTTGGgtcaggaggctgggaaatgagaACCTGGGCGGGTAAGGAACGGGACCCTGAGAAGATGGACATAGGGCTTGAGGGAGGAATCAGGGCCTGAAGGTGAGCCAAGACCAGAGAGGTGGGACTGGGGCCAGGTCAAGGCCAGGTCAgccggtggggaggggagggttgggggaaggTTCTGAGGTGGGGCTCAGTCACTGACCCTTGCCATGGCGCCAGCAGCAGAGGGTCACCCCAATGATGACCATAAGAAGAGTCATGGCTGCAGCAGCCACTCCAGCCGCAATCCGCACAGTGGGCAGCAAgtctgtggggaggagagggggtgtTCTGAGGAGGCTAAGTGTGAGGCCCAGGAGGAACTGGGGAACCAGGATTCAGGGCTTGCTTGGGGTGGAGTCTCTGGGTTCAAAAGGTCACCAAGTTTGGGGATACCCAGGTTTGTAGTCCCTAGCTCGGGGTCCTTCAGGTTTAAGGGCTCTTGAATTTGGGGTTCCACAAATTTAAACTCTCTGGCTTTAGGGAGTCCTAGATTTAGAGCATTTTTTAACTTTGCAATTCCCCATATTTGGAGCTTCCCTTCTTTGAGGTACCTAAGTGTGAGGGGTCTCTCAGTTTAGAATTCCATATTTAAAGGAATTTAATTTGGGGGTGTCAGGATTCAAAGGACTTGTAGTTTTGAGGCTTTCAAGGTTCGAGGCTGTCTGCATTTGGAGGTCCTTGGTTTAGAGATTGTGGCGTTTTGGGGGTTTGGGATCCTCAGATTTGGAGTCTTTAGGCCCAGGATCTCACCTCTTCGGCCCAGGCTGACCTGGGTGCCTCCCTCACCCAACCGGTTCCTGGCACTGCAGTTGAAACCTCGGCTAAAGTCGGATTCCTGGGTCCCCGAGATGTGTAGCACAGAGATCAGGGCTGGGCCCTGTTCCTGGCGGCCCTCTGGGGCTGGGAACGTCTCCACCAAGAACCGACCCTGAGACCCCGCTGTGAGAAAGCCCCCATCCCAAGACCAGACCTGGGGGCACAAAAAAAGGGAAGTCATTAAGGACAttggaaggggagggaagggcggGCAGGGTGTCGGTCATAGCAGTTTTGGAGGTCCGGTTGGGAGGTCAGGGATCACGGCTGGGCCGGTCATGACAGCGGGGACATTTCCTTACCACGGCATCTGGGGCTGGGGTTGCGAAGACTAGACATTGGAGGCGGGCGGGGCCCCTCAAGAAGGCGGGCGCAGAATGCAGGGCAGTCACAACTGGGGGAGCTGGTTTGGAGATTGTGGACCAGTCAGATAGAGGCCCTGCCCTCGGAAACTCCAATTCTCAATAAACCGGGGCCAGGTCTTGGCCCTCTCCGCTAACGCCAGTCAAGCAGGCCACGCCCCTCAACAAACTCAGAACCTCTCAGAGGCTCGCCTTCATTAGGTCCggctcccaccccaggccccgcGGTCCACCAAGCTCGCCTTTTCAAGGCCACGCCCACTCCCGTTTAGCGCTCGCCCGCTCTGCCCGCTCCCCGTCCCAGGCTCTGCCCTTCTTCGCTTCTGCGCTTCTGTCTTCTAGGAAGCGCCACTTTCTCACCGTTCACAGTCAACCTAGCCTCCGCAGCGCCGCCGCCCAGGCCTGAGAGCCCCGGCTCAGCTCTGCACAGGTAGTCGCCTGCATCCTCGGGCCCCACCGACGGAAGACGCAGCGTGGGCCCGGAGCTCAGCACCTGGGATGGGGTAGGGGCGTCAGGGGCAGGACCTTGAGGGGAAGCCCCGTCCACAGCCAGCCGCGGCCACAGGCCCCAGATCGTGTCTCACCTGCGCGTCCCCGCTGCGGGTCCAAGTTACCCGTGGGAGCGGGTTCCCGCGCCAGGCACAGCTGAAGGAAGCGTCTTCCCCTACGTCTACTGACATGGGCTCTGGCCTTGCCTGCAGAATTGGCCCgactggaggggagagaggaggcgtCGCATGGCCGGGGAGGGATGCAACTTCTGACCCGGGATCAGCCACTCAGAAACGACAGCCCCAAGGGCCCGAGTATAGGCTGCCAGTCCACAGCCACTCGGCTCACGGTCCCGGCTCACACGCCCGGgccccgcccgcgccccgcccgcgccccgcccctGCTCCTCCTTGGCACTGACGCAGCACAGCCAATCCCCGCCTACATCCTATTCCGGCTCCACCTCCTCCCGAGGCCCGTCGCAGCCACGCCCCACTCTAGCCCCTGGCCCTTTACCGTCGGCCCCACTTTGGCCCCACCCCGGCTCACACTGCACGTCCAGCGCGGTGCTGCGGTTGGCGCTACCCACAGCGTTGCTGACCTCGCAGGACACCGGCTCAGTCAGGAATGAGGAGTCTGCCACGACCTCCAACATTGGCCCGCGGGCCCCGAGCACCGGGGAGCCTCCCTTTGCCCACCTGCGGAGGGAGTGGGGCTGTTCGTGttgtccctgctccccaggcacACCCACTCATGTCCCAATCGCAGTCCTCCCCAAACCCGTGCTCTGGGCTGAGGAGAGGTGACCTTCGTCCTCACCTATAGCCAGTGACAGGAGGTTGGGCTGTGGCCTGGCACAGAAAAGTGACCTTCTCTCCCTCCAGCACAGTCTGTGGTTCTGCAGACAGAGTCACCACAGGGGGGTCTGTGGAGGTGGGTCATGGTCAGCGGTGGGCAAGGACCTGGAACACCTCCACGGAGCACCTGAGTCCAATGCCCAGCCTCTCACGGGCTGGGTCCCCAGGCTCCTCTTCCTTTTGAGCTAGGAGCCCAGGACTCCAGTTCCCAATTCCCCCAGGGCCCCAGGTCCACAACCTCCTCCTTCCTCATACCCTGGAGTCTAGCCCCAGGTCCCTCTTTTCCCCAGGGCAGCTGGCTTAAGGGCCACTAACTGCACTCACACTGCAAGCTCAGTGTGATAGCTGTATCCTTCCCCGACGGCAGGGCTTGGCTCCGGGCCCGACAGACCAAGGTGGCTCCATCATCATGACTGGAAGGAGTCAAGGATAAGATGCTCTCCACTGATCCAGTGGTTCCTTCCTTCAGCAGGGTCTGGAGGTTATGAATAATAATACTGATTTCATCTACCCCTTATATAGTGTTTACTACGTGTCACTTCTAAGcactttatttaatcttcacaattacCCTATGAAGTGACTATAATTGTCCCTAttgcacagataaggaaactgagggacaGAGGGGTTAAGCTACTTGAACTTAAGACCAATCAACTAGCaagtggctgagccaggatttgaacctaggtagTCTGGCTCTGGAGTTCTTACCCTTAATCACATACCAAGGGTCCCAATACTTGAACCTCTTCCCTCCCATGCCCCTCTCTCTGGATAAGCCTATGATCTGAGTGGGCCCCAAATTTCCCTGAATGGGCAAGGGCTGAAGAGGGATTTGGACCTGACCTGGTGGAAGGTGGTCCCATCCAGCCGGATCCCATCTCGGAACCACAGCAGCTCAGGGGTGGGGCGGGCATCCCCACGGCTCCGACAGGTCAGATTCGCAGGAACACCAGCCACCAGAGACACAAAGGGGCCACCCAGCACCTGGGGGGCTTCTGGGGGCACTGTGGGGTGGATTGGGGGTCAGAGCTGGATCCTGGGCCCCAAaaccccaatcttttttttttttttaatgttttatttatttattcatgagagtcagagagacagagaggcagaggcagagggagaagcaggctccccgcctagcagggagcccgatgcgggactcgatcccaggaccctgggatcatgacctgagccgaaggcagacgcttaatgactgagccacccaggcgccctcaaaaccCCAATCTTCCCAGCCCTAACTGACCACCCCTCTGGGCTCCCTGGACTCTGATACTCAGCTAGCACTGGCTGTCCCCTGGGCTTCCCAGGGACAAGTGAGCTGGGTCCTCACCCAACACAAGCAGTTGGGCTGGTCGAGAGCGGAGGCCTGCTTGTGTAGCCTGACATTCATATGAAGCTTGATCCTCTAGCTCCACGGGCCTAATGTAAAGATCGTGCTGGCCACTGGCTGCATTCCCTGATATCCAGTACCGGGACCACCCTGCAGTTAAGGAAGAGGCGGTCACACCATGGTTCTGAGTTcctggccccagcctccctccccagacATCCCACACCAGAAAGACACCCAAAAGTGGGTGCTGGGCCAGAGAGATTCTAACCCCCTCCCAATCCAGAGTCATGGCAAACTGGGGGTGGgtgaaaaagtcagaaaaaagcAAGAGAACAATTGCCATAGAAGTCAGATTAGATACTACCTCTGGGGTGAGCAGAGGGCTATGATAGGAGAATGGAGTAGAAAAGGCTTCTGGGGAGCTGACAATGGACGTGAGTAGTAGTTACATGAGTGTCTACTTTAGAACTATTTGGCAAATCTTCCCTTTATGTTTTAGGTGCGTTTCTgcatttatgtaatattttataatgcaaataaaaatccCCTACTCCCCAAAGAAGAAGCTAAGACTTTAGTTCTCCCAGATGTTCATCTGAGCCCAAcaatttcccaaatttgaaaaCATCAAAATAGAAACTTCAGATGACAGACCAAGCCCAGCACCCCCACCTGGAGCCAACCCCTCCTGAGTAGAGAGAACAGTCTCACCTGGCAGGTCCCTTTCACCCCCTAGAGCCAGTCCATCCTTAGTCCACTGAACCAGCCCCCAGTATTCACCCAGGGCACAGGGCAGCCGGGCCTCATCCCCCAGCAGTGCCACAAGGTCATCTGGTTGTTGCAGGAAATGGGGCAATAGACCTAGGAGGAtcgggggaggggagcagggttGAGTTTAGCAATGAGCTTAGCTCCTTCATTCAGGACCCAGGAGTCCAGCCTCCCAGAGTTCTCCCCCTGCAGACTTAGGAGTCTGAGCAcacacctccccccgccccgttcCATCTACCCCAATAAAGAGGCAGCTGGCAAACAATCCTCCCCCCAATTTCCCCACCCCTCGAGGTACCTGCATGCCCTcggaggcagaagaggaggacGAGGAGAGTGGGAACCAGCATTCTGAATGTGTGTCCCCCAAGATCCCGTAGACTTGCTGTTGCACTGGCTTCCTTGCTAAGCCCGTCCTCAACGGCACACCTCTCACCACCCTGGTCGGGGCTCCTTTCGCGCCCGGGTCTTCGCCCCAGGCTAGGAGCCACCCCGTTTCTGGCCTGGAGTTCCCCAAGTCTGCTCAGCCGCAGGCTCCAACACTCAGAAACACAAGCGGTTTCCGCGCCCTCGGTCTCTGAGAGACCGGGGAGGGCCTGATCCCACTCGCCCCGCCCCCTGGGGAGACCCGCCCCTTCCCATTGAGTAACTCCCGCGGCCGAGACGTGGATGAATGGGGGCACCGCAGGGCGGGGTCTCCCGCGGGCGGGCGCCCCAGCCAAGTTGGGGTCTGGGAGCCGGAACACCTGGGTCGAAGGAGGGCGAACCGGCTGGGTTGGACACCTGCACCCTGCCAGGCTTGTTGGGGGCATGGCCGGGGAGAGAGTGGAAGAAACTTGCTCAGCCTGGGTCCTGGAGGGAACTCGCCGAGTGGAAACGGAGCTATAAATGGCAGCCCCTGGGGCTTCGCTAGTTTCCGCGGCTTGGAGAGGCGGGGCCCAGGGCTCCCCTGGGCCTGCGGGTCAGGAAGAGGACACCGGGTGCCTGGGGGCAACTGGGACCCCTGAGAAGAGGAGGGGATTCAGTTCTTCTCGTCTCAAAACCCCAGCTCAAaatatccctctgcctgccttgtGACCGCTGCAAACCATAGCACGTCCAAGGATCCAGGAatccaggccccagcccctcctttcCCGAGACCCCGCAGTCCAGGCTCAGCCCCTCATCCCACGCGACTGTGGTTGCCGGGCGACGGCTGGGGGGCGGCGGCGGTGCCCGAGCTGGACCAGGCGGGGAGGCTGGGAACCGCGCAGCTTGTCCTGACGGCTGCATGCCGCCCAGCTGGGGCGTTCCCACGCTGCAGGCGGGCCCGTGCGCTGCGCAGCTGGCGGGGCAGGTGGGCGGGACCCTGAGCCCACCGagtggggcctgggggcctgggactCGCGGTCTGACGTTCCTGAGCCTGCAGGGACTGGGGGTCCACACTCAGGTTCTCTGTTGTTCCTGAGCTCAGATTCTTGCGTCTCCAAATGGCAGAGGCTTGGACTCCGGATTCTGAGACCGGGTATTCAGACCTCTGTTGACTGAGAAGCTAATGGCCTCAACTGCGAGTTTCTGGGGGAGTTGGGGACTCAACTAGGTCCCCTGCCTGCAGCATGGTGCAGTTGGGAGAGGATGAAAGGGGGTCAGAAAATCTGGTTTTAAGTCTTAAGAGTCAGTGGATTAACCACcaatctctcccacccccacacgGGCCCAGGAGGATTTGTAAATCACAGACAGTGAACATCTGCCCTAAGTCCCgtgtgtggtggggggaagggttggAGGCCTGAACTCCTGGGTCCTtggggagaagcagcagcaggcCTGGACTCCTGAGTCTGAGAGCGGTGGGTCCTCGGGACCCAGACTTCTAGGTCTGGGGGCCTGAGCCGGCTTCTGTTTGGG
Encoded proteins:
- the KIRREL2 gene encoding kin of IRRE-like protein 2; the encoded protein is MLVPTLLVLLFCLRGHAGLLPHFLQQPDDLVALLGDEARLPCALGEYWGLVQWTKDGLALGGERDLPGWSRYWISGNAASGQHDLYIRPVELEDQASYECQATQAGLRSRPAQLLVLVPPEAPQVLGGPFVSLVAGVPANLTCRSRGDARPTPELLWFRDGIRLDGTTFHQTLLKEGTTGSVESILSLTPSSHDDGATLVCRARSQALPSGKDTAITLSLQYPPVVTLSAEPQTVLEGEKVTFLCQATAQPPVTGYRWAKGGSPVLGARGPMLEVVADSSFLTEPVSCEVSNAVGSANRSTALDVQFGPILQARPEPMSVDVGEDASFSCAWRGNPLPRVTWTRSGDAQVLSSGPTLRLPSVGPEDAGDYLCRAEPGLSGLGGGAAEARLTVNAPPVVTALHSAPAFLRGPARLQCLVFATPAPDAVVWSWDGGFLTAGSQGRFLVETFPAPEGRQEQGPALISVLHISGTQESDFSRGFNCSARNRLGEGGTQVSLGRRDLLPTVRIAAGVAAAAMTLLMVIIGVTLCCWRHGKASASFSKQKNLVRIPGSRDVSSSRGPEEETGSGEDRGPIVHTDHSDLVLDEEGALETKDPTNGYYKVRGVSPPASPDSCMTPLQMKSPGIFDLP